In a genomic window of Quercus lobata isolate SW786 chromosome 4, ValleyOak3.0 Primary Assembly, whole genome shotgun sequence:
- the LOC115986077 gene encoding uncharacterized protein LOC115986077, whose amino-acid sequence MVGTIQPHEDVLVATLRIGGYDVRRVMVDQGSAVDVMYPDLYKGLGLKPEDLTTYNSPLVSFEGRLVTPKGLIRLPVQAGMDVVEVDFIVVDVFSPYMAIMGRPWLHTFKAVSSTLYQKVKYPSRDQVLEIVGNQAAARQCQVAAIQHRPEAETSATADNEP is encoded by the coding sequence ATGGTTGGGACCATACAGCCTCATGAGGATGTTTTGGTGGCAACATTGAGAATTGGCGGGTACGATGTCAGAagggtgatggttgatcagggtaGCGCTGTGGATGTAATGTATCCAgacttgtacaaggggctaggtttgaagccGGAGGACTTAACAACCTACAACTCTCCTCTGgtaagttttgagggaaggcTGGTCACTCCTAAAGGACTGATTAGGCTGCCTGTGCAAGCAGGtatggatgtggtggaggtggattttatcgTTGTAGATGTCTTTTCTCCGTACATGGCTAttatgggcagaccttggcttcacaccTTTAAAGCGGTCTCGTCTACTCTgtatcagaaggtgaagtacccatccagAGACCAAGTGTTGGAAATAGTAGGGAATCAGGCagctgctcggcaatgccaagtCGCGGCTATACAACATCGGCCAGaagcagaaacctcggctacggCCGACAATGAGCCATAG